The Pirellulales bacterium genome includes the window TGCGGATCGTTTCGGCCGGCAAGAGGCCGCGATCTTCTGAGAAGGCGACGAACAGCACGCGGTCGAGCAGCTTCTGCGTGCTGGCAAGGACTTCGTGGCGCGGGATGGCCGGATTGTCGCCGCTGAGCCGCTCGAACGCGTCCTGCCGCATGTTGGCATAGCCGACGTAGAAGTGCTTAGTCAACTCGCGGCCGACTTTTTCCGATTCGGCGAGCAGGCTATAGAAATGGCACTCGCCTGCGGCCGGCACGACGCGCTCCGCGCCCAAGAGGAACACGAATCGCAACAGAGCGGCGTCGCTGCCGGCGAGTTGCTCGGTGTCGAATCGCTCGAACGTCTGCTGGTTCGAGCCCTTGTGATAGAGGCGGGTCTCGCGGATCGAGGTGACGATGATCCAGTCGCAGGGGAGATTGATGGCGTAGCGGTAGCCTTGATCGACGGCCGACATGCGGCGGCCGGCGAAGGGGCGGTCGAGCGGGTCGCGCGGGCCTTTGCCTTCGAGGGCGACGATGTAGCGGCTCTCGCCGTTGAAATCGCCGAGGACGGCGTCGGCGAATTTGCCGTCGATCTCGACGTGCCGCTCGCGGCTGAGCGTGTAGCGATCGGCGCCGCCGGCGGGGCCGGTGTAGCCGAGCAGGGCGAGGAAGAAATCGGTGAGGAAGTCGGGGAGGATCTGCTGCTCGTTGAGCGCGTCGATGCGGTTGGAACCGATCAACTCGGCCCAGTTGGCGAGCTTGGGCCGCAGCGATTCCACGCGCGGCGGCAGCATGAAGCCGGAGAGATGGCCGCGGAGCACGTCGGGGCGGAACAGCGGCTTGGCTTCGAGAGGCATGGCAATTAAGTACGAAGGACGAAGTACGAAATGACGGGGCGGCGCGGTCGGGAGACCGGCCACAACGGGCGATTGTAGCTGGGCGGTGTACAAGCAACCAGCAGGGGTGGAACGGGCCAGCGAAGTCGGCCCGTTCCGGCATGTCGAGGTGTTGGCACGACAAGGCGCGAGTCCGCACTGGCCGACTTCGCTGGCCAGTGGCACCCAACGTGTCTATGGCCGAATCTCGATGGCCGTCGAGCCAAGAGCGCAATCGGTCGCGCCGGAGACAAACGCACGGATTCGGCAGCGGCCGGGGGCGGTCGGCGGAACTGCGAGTGCAGCAGTGAATTGGCCTGCTTGGGCGAGCGTTTCGGTCGAGCAGAGTGGAGGGCGGTTGGCCTGCTGATAGGCGCGCTGGTATTGGCCGAGAGCGTCCGGCGATGAATCGTATTGCTGCCGCAGCCGAGCGGCGTCGGCATCGTCGTGATCGGCGATGAGTTCGATCGTGCATGCGCCGTCGCAAGGGGAGCGGCCCGAGATGGCGAGGCGGCTGCCGGCGGTGGCCGAGCGCTCCGCGGTGATTTCCATTGCGCGCGGATAGTGCAATTGCAAGAGCGGGTCGCCAATCAGGTTGAACAGCGCGAGGTGCTCGATTCGTTCTGCCGCCAGGTCGGAGCCTGCCGGGCTGACGGCGTGGGCCAGCGCGTCGATGATGAGCCGGCGGGAGTCCAATTCGGTCTGGCCGACCCCGACGGTGCGGCGCTTGGCGCCCAGCATCGCCTCGCCGAGCGTCGCGGCGTGAACGCGGAAACACTGATCGATCATTTCCGAGCCAAACACCGTCATGGCGTAAGGCATCGAGACGCGCGAGGCGCAGATCGCCGCCACCGGGGCACCCTCGGCCCGCAGCATTTCGTCTCCCAGGCAGCGCTGGGGCGAGTCGAAGGCGCCGGTGTAGCAGGCCAGGAAGAGCGCGATCGGCGCGCCGGCGCAGCAATGCAGCCCGCTCATGTCGCCGCAGTCGAGGCAGGGCACGTTGCTCCCCGGCAGGCGAAGATAATCGAGCCCCGTGCGGCGGCCGTGCCCCATGTAGACCCAAAACAGGCAGCCCTGATCGAGCCGATCGAGAATCGTCTGATGAAACAGTCGCGGATCGGGGCAGAAGACGCTATGCCAATTGGCGTAGGTCATCGTGGTCTCAAAGGCGGCCGGGATTCCCCCGGAGATCAGCCCCCGGGCGGTCGCTTCCAAGAGCGCATCGACGACCGGATCGAATCCGCTCGCGCCGGCCACGAAATTGATCCGCGCTCGCCAGCGATGAAAATCGGGGGCCTGCTCGTACGCCAGAATCTTCTTGACCACCGCGCGGAGTTCTTCAGCGGATTCCACCGTGAGCCGCCCGATGGCCAGGTCGGGAACCTCGTCGCCGTCGAGATCGGCGTACCAATTGTCGGTCGCGATGTCGGTGTCCGGTCCCCAGCGGTCGATCACCTTCGCTCGTTCGAGATGCGTCGGAATCGAACGCCGCCGAACAGCCGGATTGGCGTTCATCGTGGGATTCGCCCCGCCAACGAGTACCGCAAATCGCAGCTTCCCTTGGCGAGCCACGCATCGAATCCGCTCGCGAATCTGTTCGGGTGTGCCCTCGTTGGAAACGATCTGAATCACGCGGCCCTGGCTCTTGCGGAGATCGAGCCACGGAGCGAGCGCATCGCGGAATTCGCTCGGGCAGACAACCACGGTGTCCGGCGCCGGCTGAGCCGTCGCACCGGTCACGGCGCTGAGCGCTAATATGAGCGAGGCGATTTGCACTGAGAATCTCGCGGAACGGACGGAATGCTCGGCGAAGGTTAGGCGAGAAGGTCTCACCAAGCCAAGATCAGTTTTCAGGCCGAGGCTCGATTGTCGCCGCGCTCTTTTTCCATGACGACGCGGTTGCCCTGGTCGTTGTATTCGACGAGGTTCATGAAATTCCGCATCAGCAGCACCCCGCGACCGCAGGGGAATTCGATGTTCTCGAATTCGGTCGGGTCGGGGAGCCGCTCGGGCTTGAAGCCGCTCCCCTCGTCCGCGACCTCGACCCGCAAACGATCGGCGGCCAGCCAAAACAGCACGCGGACTTGCTTATTCGGATCCAAGCCATTCCCGTGGCGGATGGCGTTGACCACGGCCTCCTCGACGGCCAGATGGACGCCGAAGATTTCATGCTCGCTCCATTGGGCGCGGCGAAGCTCGCCCAGCAATTGGTCGATGACCGATTTGCCGGCGGCATAGGTGCTAGGGATGCTGAGATCCGCGGTCCAGTCCCAAGACGGTTGTGCCATGCCGCCCCTTAAAAGCCCGCCAAAGCGCCCCGTAAACACCCGTTAAGCCGCCCCTAAAAGGCCGCCAGGGCATCCGCCTCATCGTCCTTGATGTCGAACAGCTTGTTCAGCTTGGTAATGGCGAAGACTTCGTAAATC containing:
- a CDS encoding C25 family cysteine peptidase, coding for MQIASLILALSAVTGATAQPAPDTVVVCPSEFRDALAPWLDLRKSQGRVIQIVSNEGTPEQIRERIRCVARQGKLRFAVLVGGANPTMNANPAVRRRSIPTHLERAKVIDRWGPDTDIATDNWYADLDGDEVPDLAIGRLTVESAEELRAVVKKILAYEQAPDFHRWRARINFVAGASGFDPVVDALLEATARGLISGGIPAAFETTMTYANWHSVFCPDPRLFHQTILDRLDQGCLFWVYMGHGRRTGLDYLRLPGSNVPCLDCGDMSGLHCCAGAPIALFLACYTGAFDSPQRCLGDEMLRAEGAPVAAICASRVSMPYAMTVFGSEMIDQCFRVHAATLGEAMLGAKRRTVGVGQTELDSRRLIIDALAHAVSPAGSDLAAERIEHLALFNLIGDPLLQLHYPRAMEITAERSATAGSRLAISGRSPCDGACTIELIADHDDADAARLRQQYDSSPDALGQYQRAYQQANRPPLCSTETLAQAGQFTAALAVPPTAPGRCRIRAFVSGATDCALGSTAIEIRP
- a CDS encoding ATP-binding protein — its product is MAQPSWDWTADLSIPSTYAAGKSVIDQLLGELRRAQWSEHEIFGVHLAVEEAVVNAIRHGNGLDPNKQVRVLFWLAADRLRVEVADEGSGFKPERLPDPTEFENIEFPCGRGVLLMRNFMNLVEYNDQGNRVVMEKERGDNRASA